The following proteins are encoded in a genomic region of Sneathiella marina:
- a CDS encoding ribonuclease D: MAIYLHHNDLPNDVDLGNSIAIDSETMGLLPHRDRLCVVQLSSGDGDAHLVKFDGKTYDAPNLAAQLNDPDRLKLFHFGRFDIAVLKKYLNIDCAPVYCTKIASRLVRTYTDRHGLKNLCQELLGIDISKQQQSSDWGSEELSQAQMEYAASDVLYLHQLKEKLDVMLVREGRKVLADDCFSFLPVRAELDLAGWDETDIFSHS, translated from the coding sequence ATGGCGATTTATTTACATCACAACGACCTTCCCAACGATGTTGACCTGGGCAATAGCATTGCAATTGACAGTGAAACAATGGGGCTGCTTCCCCATCGGGACCGCCTTTGTGTGGTTCAACTGTCGTCTGGTGACGGCGATGCCCATTTAGTGAAGTTTGATGGCAAGACCTACGATGCGCCTAACCTGGCGGCTCAGCTCAATGACCCAGATCGCCTCAAGCTTTTCCATTTTGGGCGTTTTGACATTGCTGTGCTAAAGAAATATCTCAATATTGATTGCGCGCCCGTTTATTGTACAAAAATCGCCTCTCGATTGGTCCGCACATATACGGACCGCCACGGATTGAAAAATCTTTGCCAGGAACTTCTTGGGATCGATATTTCAAAGCAACAACAAAGTTCAGATTGGGGCTCTGAGGAGTTATCGCAAGCGCAAATGGAATATGCAGCATCTGATGTGTTATACCTTCATCAGTTGAAGGAAAAACTCGATGTGATGCTCGTCCGGGAAGGCCGAAAAGTGCTGGCTGACGACTGTTTTTCCTTTTTACCTGTTCGCGCAGAGCTGGATCTTGCCGGATGGGATGAGACAGACATTTTCTCCCACTCTTAA